The following coding sequences are from one Musa acuminata AAA Group cultivar baxijiao chromosome BXJ1-6, Cavendish_Baxijiao_AAA, whole genome shotgun sequence window:
- the LOC135676876 gene encoding protein NDL1-like isoform X2, whose product MGESSSSVSVDVERISFGGKEHLIKTSHGTVSVSVFGDQDKPALITYPDVALNHVLCFQGLFFCPEAASLLLHNFCIYHICPPGHELGAAPISSRIPIPSVDDLVDQIAYVLDYFRLGSVMCLGVLAGAYILTLFSIKYRERVLGLVLVSPLCKAPSWTEWLYSKILCNLLYFYGMCDLIKECLLHRYFCKEVCGNTQIPESEIVQACRSLLDERQSINVWRYLQSINRYDITEGLQQLQCRTLIFVGENSPFHSDALHMMSKLDSRHSALVEVQACGSLVTEEQPHAMLIPLEYFFMGYGFYRLNQFTDSPRGPLSPSCISPELLSPESLGVKLKPIKTRVSVEV is encoded by the exons ATGGGTGAATCGAGCAGCTCGGTGTCGGTGGATGTGGAGAGGATATCTTTCGGTGGGAAG GAACATCTTATCAAAACCAGCCATGGCACAGTATCCGTTTCTGTGTTTGGAGATCAGGACAAACCTGCACTTATCACTTACCCGGATGTTGCTTTGAATC ATGTTTTGTGCTTCCAAGGATTATTTTTTTGCCCCGAAGCTGCTTCGCTACTTCTTCACAATTTCTGCATCTATCATATCTGTCCTCCAGGTCATGAG CTGGGAGCTGCTCCAATTTCTTCCCGTATTCCTATCCCTTCTGTTGATGATTTGGTGGATCAGATCGCTTATGTTCTTGACTATTTCAG GTTAGGTTCAGTTATGTGCCTGGGGGTCTTGGCAGGGGCATACATTCTTACACTTTTTTCC ATCAAATATAGGGAGCGTGTGTTAGGATTGGTGCTTGTATCTCCTCTGTGTAAAGCACCCTCATGGACAGAGTGGTTATATAGTAAG ATACTATGTAATTTGCTCTACTTCTATGGgatgtgtgacttgataaaggagTGCTTGCTTCATCGGTACTTCTGTAAG GAAGTCTGTGGCAATACCCAGATCCCTGAGTCAGAAATTGTCCAGGCCTGCAGAAGT CTGCTGGACGAGAGGCAGAGCATAAATGTGTGGCGTTATCTTCAATCGATTAACCG ATACGACATCACTGAGGGATTACAGCAGCTGCAGTGTCGGACATTAATATTTGTTGGCGAGAACTCTCCGTTCCATTCTGATGCACTTCACATGATGTCGAAACTAGACAGCAGACATAGTGCCCTGGTTGAG GTCCAAGCATGTGGTTCACTGGTGACCGAGGAGCAACCCCATGCCATGCTGATACCTTTAGAGTATTTCTTCATGGGTTATGGCTTTTACAGACTCAACCAATTCACCGACAGTCCACGCGGTCCACTTAGTCCATCCTGCATCTCCCCAGAGCTGCTGTCACCTGAAAGCTTGGGCGTAAAGCTAAAGCCCATCAAGACCAGGGTGTCGGTTGAAGTTTGA
- the LOC135676875 gene encoding uncharacterized protein LOC135676875 isoform X1: MSNMDDHNSAGKGSKIKKQEVNKVHASKDGTPWGDLWTEGLICAFEFVRSHKSASSDKSTLRTHVTWKKNNLNSRKQVNKLESDTISVQYMDDAESISPISLNHNDATLDVDEVPQSDDSKDKTKYLRRSQGGHWVPIGWARISELVQMVQADASWASHQIYVTDDEDDFTVADVAAPYWERPAGSTWWCHVTAGHHFVDAWLSNAQWLHPAISIALRDESRLISEKMKHLLYEIPVRVAGGLLFELLGQSVGDPYREEDDIPIVLRSWQAQNFLVTALHVKGSASNINVLGITEVQELLLAGGSMAPKSVHEVIAHLASRLSRWDDRLFRKYVFGAADEIELKFVNRRNHEDLNLLSIILNQEIRRLATQVIRVKWSLHAREEIIFELLHHLRGNASKIMLEGIKKSTREMLEEQEAVRGRLFTIQDVMQNTVRAWLQDRSLRITHNLTIFGGCGLVLSIITGLFGINVDGIPGATSSPYAFSLFAGVLFFVGIALIGLGLLYLGLQNPITEEKVQVRKLELQQLVSMFQHDAETHAKVREAISRHSLPPTAADTLPEAGYVLIP, from the exons ATGAGCAACATGGATGACCACAATTCAGCTGGCAAAGGTAGTAAGATTAAGAAGCAAGAAGTGAATAAGGTCCATGCAAGCAAGGATGGCACTCCATGGGGTGACCTATGGACAGAAGGGCTTATATGTGCTTTTGAGTTTGTTCGGAGTCACAAATCAGCAAGTTCTGATAAATCCACTTTAAGGACTCATGTTACATGGAAAAAGAATAATCTAAATTCAAGGAAGCAAGTAAACAAATTAGAATCAGATACTATTTCTGTCCAATATATGGATGATGCTGAATCCATCTCTCCAATCAGCCTGAACCATAATGATGCCACCTTAGATGTTGATGAAGTTCCTCAATCTGATGACTCAAAAGATAAAACCAAGTACCTCAGAAGATCACAAGGTGGTCACTGGGTTCCTATTGGATGGGCAAGAATTTCAGAACTAGTCCAGATGGTCCAAGCTGATGCCAGCTGGGCTTCACACCAAATATATGTTACTGATGATGAGGATGATTTTACCGTTGCTGATGTTGCAGCTCCATACTGGGAACGTCCAGCAGGATCAACATGGTGGTGCCATGTAACTGCTGGCCATCACTTTGTTGATGCATGGCTAAGTaacgctcaatggttgcatccagCTATCAGTATTGCTTTGAGAGATGAAAGCCGTCTTATTAGCGAAAAAATGAAGCATCTTTTGTATGAG ATCCCAGTTAGGGTCGCCGGTGGGCTACTATTTGAGCTTTTGGGTCAGTCAGTTGGTGATCCATATCGTGAAGAAGATGACATACCCATTGTTCTCCGGTCTTGGCAAGCACAAAACTTTTTAGTAACTGCACTACATGTCAAAGGCTCTGCATCAAATATTAATGTGCTTGGCATAACTGAAGTTCAG GAGCTGCTTCTGGCTGGTGGAAGCATGGCACCTAAGTCAGTTCATGAAGTCATAGCACATTTAGCTAGCCGCCTTTCGCGGTGGGATGATAG ATTATTTCGGAAATATGTGTTTGGAGCAGCAGATGAAATTGAGTTGAAGTTTGTAAATAG GAGAAATCATGAAGATTTGAATCTGCTAAGTATCATACTGAACCAAGAAATTAGAAGGTTGGCAACTCAG GTTATTAGAGTTAAATGGTCATTGCATGCTAGAGAGGAGATAATCTTTGAGCTTCTGCATCATTTGAGGGGAAATGCCTCGAAAATTATGTTAGAGGGAATTAAGAAGAGCACAAGAGAGATGTTGGAAGAGCAAGAAGCTGTCCGTGGACGGTTGTTCACAATTCAGGATGTTATGCAGAACACTGTACGTGCATGGCTGCAG GACAGAAGCCTCCGCATTACCCATAATTTGACTATTTTTGGTGGTTGTGGTCTTGTTCTTTCAATAATAACTGGTCTTTTCGGGATCAACGTGGACGGGATACCAGGGGCTACGAGTTCACCATATGCTTTCAGCTTGTTTGCGGGAGTTCTTTTCTTTGTAGGAATCGCTCTAATTGGACTTGGACTGCTATACCTTGGACTACAAAATCCAATCACTGAAGAAAAGGTTCAAGTGAGGAAGTTGGAACTCCAGCAACTGGTTTCTATGTTCCAGCATGATGCGGAAACTCATGCAAAGGTCAGAGAAGCCATCTCAAGGCATAGCCTGCCTCCAACTGCTGCAGACACGCTCCCTGAAGCTGGTTACGTTCTTATACCATGA
- the LOC135676876 gene encoding protein NDL1-like isoform X3 codes for MWRGYLSVGRFWRIDTWCIHVSGVCFMRMEHLIKTSHGTVSVSVFGDQDKPALITYPDVALNHVLCFQGLFFCPEAASLLLHNFCIYHICPPGHELGAAPISSRIPIPSVDDLVDQIAYVLDYFRLGSVMCLGVLAGAYILTLFSIKYRERVLGLVLVSPLCKAPSWTEWLYSKILCNLLYFYGMCDLIKECLLHRYFCKEVCGNTQIPESEIVQACRSLLDERQSINVWRYLQSINRRYDITEGLQQLQCRTLIFVGENSPFHSDALHMMSKLDSRHSALVEVQACGSLVTEEQPHAMLIPLEYFFMGYGFYRLNQFTDSPRGPLSPSCISPELLSPESLGVKLKPIKTRVSVEV; via the exons ATGTGGAGAGGATATCTTTCGGTGGGAAG GTTTTGGAGAATTGACACATGGTGCATCCATGTTTCTGGCGTATGCTTCATGCGAATG GAACATCTTATCAAAACCAGCCATGGCACAGTATCCGTTTCTGTGTTTGGAGATCAGGACAAACCTGCACTTATCACTTACCCGGATGTTGCTTTGAATC ATGTTTTGTGCTTCCAAGGATTATTTTTTTGCCCCGAAGCTGCTTCGCTACTTCTTCACAATTTCTGCATCTATCATATCTGTCCTCCAGGTCATGAG CTGGGAGCTGCTCCAATTTCTTCCCGTATTCCTATCCCTTCTGTTGATGATTTGGTGGATCAGATCGCTTATGTTCTTGACTATTTCAG GTTAGGTTCAGTTATGTGCCTGGGGGTCTTGGCAGGGGCATACATTCTTACACTTTTTTCC ATCAAATATAGGGAGCGTGTGTTAGGATTGGTGCTTGTATCTCCTCTGTGTAAAGCACCCTCATGGACAGAGTGGTTATATAGTAAG ATACTATGTAATTTGCTCTACTTCTATGGgatgtgtgacttgataaaggagTGCTTGCTTCATCGGTACTTCTGTAAG GAAGTCTGTGGCAATACCCAGATCCCTGAGTCAGAAATTGTCCAGGCCTGCAGAAGT CTGCTGGACGAGAGGCAGAGCATAAATGTGTGGCGTTATCTTCAATCGATTAACCG CAGATACGACATCACTGAGGGATTACAGCAGCTGCAGTGTCGGACATTAATATTTGTTGGCGAGAACTCTCCGTTCCATTCTGATGCACTTCACATGATGTCGAAACTAGACAGCAGACATAGTGCCCTGGTTGAG GTCCAAGCATGTGGTTCACTGGTGACCGAGGAGCAACCCCATGCCATGCTGATACCTTTAGAGTATTTCTTCATGGGTTATGGCTTTTACAGACTCAACCAATTCACCGACAGTCCACGCGGTCCACTTAGTCCATCCTGCATCTCCCCAGAGCTGCTGTCACCTGAAAGCTTGGGCGTAAAGCTAAAGCCCATCAAGACCAGGGTGTCGGTTGAAGTTTGA
- the LOC135676876 gene encoding protein NDL1-like isoform X4, producing the protein MRMEHLIKTSHGTVSVSVFGDQDKPALITYPDVALNHVLCFQGLFFCPEAASLLLHNFCIYHICPPGHELGAAPISSRIPIPSVDDLVDQIAYVLDYFRLGSVMCLGVLAGAYILTLFSIKYRERVLGLVLVSPLCKAPSWTEWLYSKILCNLLYFYGMCDLIKECLLHRYFCKEVCGNTQIPESEIVQACRSLLDERQSINVWRYLQSINRRYDITEGLQQLQCRTLIFVGENSPFHSDALHMMSKLDSRHSALVEVQACGSLVTEEQPHAMLIPLEYFFMGYGFYRLNQFTDSPRGPLSPSCISPELLSPESLGVKLKPIKTRVSVEV; encoded by the exons ATGCGAATG GAACATCTTATCAAAACCAGCCATGGCACAGTATCCGTTTCTGTGTTTGGAGATCAGGACAAACCTGCACTTATCACTTACCCGGATGTTGCTTTGAATC ATGTTTTGTGCTTCCAAGGATTATTTTTTTGCCCCGAAGCTGCTTCGCTACTTCTTCACAATTTCTGCATCTATCATATCTGTCCTCCAGGTCATGAG CTGGGAGCTGCTCCAATTTCTTCCCGTATTCCTATCCCTTCTGTTGATGATTTGGTGGATCAGATCGCTTATGTTCTTGACTATTTCAG GTTAGGTTCAGTTATGTGCCTGGGGGTCTTGGCAGGGGCATACATTCTTACACTTTTTTCC ATCAAATATAGGGAGCGTGTGTTAGGATTGGTGCTTGTATCTCCTCTGTGTAAAGCACCCTCATGGACAGAGTGGTTATATAGTAAG ATACTATGTAATTTGCTCTACTTCTATGGgatgtgtgacttgataaaggagTGCTTGCTTCATCGGTACTTCTGTAAG GAAGTCTGTGGCAATACCCAGATCCCTGAGTCAGAAATTGTCCAGGCCTGCAGAAGT CTGCTGGACGAGAGGCAGAGCATAAATGTGTGGCGTTATCTTCAATCGATTAACCG CAGATACGACATCACTGAGGGATTACAGCAGCTGCAGTGTCGGACATTAATATTTGTTGGCGAGAACTCTCCGTTCCATTCTGATGCACTTCACATGATGTCGAAACTAGACAGCAGACATAGTGCCCTGGTTGAG GTCCAAGCATGTGGTTCACTGGTGACCGAGGAGCAACCCCATGCCATGCTGATACCTTTAGAGTATTTCTTCATGGGTTATGGCTTTTACAGACTCAACCAATTCACCGACAGTCCACGCGGTCCACTTAGTCCATCCTGCATCTCCCCAGAGCTGCTGTCACCTGAAAGCTTGGGCGTAAAGCTAAAGCCCATCAAGACCAGGGTGTCGGTTGAAGTTTGA
- the LOC135676875 gene encoding uncharacterized protein LOC135676875 isoform X2 translates to MSNMDDHNSAGKGSKIKKQEVNKVHASKDGTPWGDLWTEGLICAFEFVRSHKSASSDKSTLRTHVTWKKNNLNSRKQVNKLESDTISVQYMDDAESISPISLNHNDATLDVDEVPQSDDSKDKTKYLRRSQGGHWVPIGWARISELVQMVQADASWASHQIYVTDDEDDFTVADVAAPYWERPAGSTWWCHVTAGHHFVDAWLSNAQWLHPAISIALRDESRLISEKMKHLLYEIPVRVAGGLLFELLGQSVGDPYREEDDIPIVLRSWQAQNFLVTALHVKGSASNINVLGITEVQELLLAGGSMAPKSVHEVIAHLASRLSRWDDRRNHEDLNLLSIILNQEIRRLATQVIRVKWSLHAREEIIFELLHHLRGNASKIMLEGIKKSTREMLEEQEAVRGRLFTIQDVMQNTVRAWLQDRSLRITHNLTIFGGCGLVLSIITGLFGINVDGIPGATSSPYAFSLFAGVLFFVGIALIGLGLLYLGLQNPITEEKVQVRKLELQQLVSMFQHDAETHAKVREAISRHSLPPTAADTLPEAGYVLIP, encoded by the exons ATGAGCAACATGGATGACCACAATTCAGCTGGCAAAGGTAGTAAGATTAAGAAGCAAGAAGTGAATAAGGTCCATGCAAGCAAGGATGGCACTCCATGGGGTGACCTATGGACAGAAGGGCTTATATGTGCTTTTGAGTTTGTTCGGAGTCACAAATCAGCAAGTTCTGATAAATCCACTTTAAGGACTCATGTTACATGGAAAAAGAATAATCTAAATTCAAGGAAGCAAGTAAACAAATTAGAATCAGATACTATTTCTGTCCAATATATGGATGATGCTGAATCCATCTCTCCAATCAGCCTGAACCATAATGATGCCACCTTAGATGTTGATGAAGTTCCTCAATCTGATGACTCAAAAGATAAAACCAAGTACCTCAGAAGATCACAAGGTGGTCACTGGGTTCCTATTGGATGGGCAAGAATTTCAGAACTAGTCCAGATGGTCCAAGCTGATGCCAGCTGGGCTTCACACCAAATATATGTTACTGATGATGAGGATGATTTTACCGTTGCTGATGTTGCAGCTCCATACTGGGAACGTCCAGCAGGATCAACATGGTGGTGCCATGTAACTGCTGGCCATCACTTTGTTGATGCATGGCTAAGTaacgctcaatggttgcatccagCTATCAGTATTGCTTTGAGAGATGAAAGCCGTCTTATTAGCGAAAAAATGAAGCATCTTTTGTATGAG ATCCCAGTTAGGGTCGCCGGTGGGCTACTATTTGAGCTTTTGGGTCAGTCAGTTGGTGATCCATATCGTGAAGAAGATGACATACCCATTGTTCTCCGGTCTTGGCAAGCACAAAACTTTTTAGTAACTGCACTACATGTCAAAGGCTCTGCATCAAATATTAATGTGCTTGGCATAACTGAAGTTCAG GAGCTGCTTCTGGCTGGTGGAAGCATGGCACCTAAGTCAGTTCATGAAGTCATAGCACATTTAGCTAGCCGCCTTTCGCGGTGGGATGATAG GAGAAATCATGAAGATTTGAATCTGCTAAGTATCATACTGAACCAAGAAATTAGAAGGTTGGCAACTCAG GTTATTAGAGTTAAATGGTCATTGCATGCTAGAGAGGAGATAATCTTTGAGCTTCTGCATCATTTGAGGGGAAATGCCTCGAAAATTATGTTAGAGGGAATTAAGAAGAGCACAAGAGAGATGTTGGAAGAGCAAGAAGCTGTCCGTGGACGGTTGTTCACAATTCAGGATGTTATGCAGAACACTGTACGTGCATGGCTGCAG GACAGAAGCCTCCGCATTACCCATAATTTGACTATTTTTGGTGGTTGTGGTCTTGTTCTTTCAATAATAACTGGTCTTTTCGGGATCAACGTGGACGGGATACCAGGGGCTACGAGTTCACCATATGCTTTCAGCTTGTTTGCGGGAGTTCTTTTCTTTGTAGGAATCGCTCTAATTGGACTTGGACTGCTATACCTTGGACTACAAAATCCAATCACTGAAGAAAAGGTTCAAGTGAGGAAGTTGGAACTCCAGCAACTGGTTTCTATGTTCCAGCATGATGCGGAAACTCATGCAAAGGTCAGAGAAGCCATCTCAAGGCATAGCCTGCCTCCAACTGCTGCAGACACGCTCCCTGAAGCTGGTTACGTTCTTATACCATGA
- the LOC135676876 gene encoding protein NDL1-like isoform X1, translating into MGESSSSVSVDVERISFGGKEHLIKTSHGTVSVSVFGDQDKPALITYPDVALNHVLCFQGLFFCPEAASLLLHNFCIYHICPPGHELGAAPISSRIPIPSVDDLVDQIAYVLDYFRLGSVMCLGVLAGAYILTLFSIKYRERVLGLVLVSPLCKAPSWTEWLYSKILCNLLYFYGMCDLIKECLLHRYFCKEVCGNTQIPESEIVQACRSLLDERQSINVWRYLQSINRRYDITEGLQQLQCRTLIFVGENSPFHSDALHMMSKLDSRHSALVEVQACGSLVTEEQPHAMLIPLEYFFMGYGFYRLNQFTDSPRGPLSPSCISPELLSPESLGVKLKPIKTRVSVEV; encoded by the exons ATGGGTGAATCGAGCAGCTCGGTGTCGGTGGATGTGGAGAGGATATCTTTCGGTGGGAAG GAACATCTTATCAAAACCAGCCATGGCACAGTATCCGTTTCTGTGTTTGGAGATCAGGACAAACCTGCACTTATCACTTACCCGGATGTTGCTTTGAATC ATGTTTTGTGCTTCCAAGGATTATTTTTTTGCCCCGAAGCTGCTTCGCTACTTCTTCACAATTTCTGCATCTATCATATCTGTCCTCCAGGTCATGAG CTGGGAGCTGCTCCAATTTCTTCCCGTATTCCTATCCCTTCTGTTGATGATTTGGTGGATCAGATCGCTTATGTTCTTGACTATTTCAG GTTAGGTTCAGTTATGTGCCTGGGGGTCTTGGCAGGGGCATACATTCTTACACTTTTTTCC ATCAAATATAGGGAGCGTGTGTTAGGATTGGTGCTTGTATCTCCTCTGTGTAAAGCACCCTCATGGACAGAGTGGTTATATAGTAAG ATACTATGTAATTTGCTCTACTTCTATGGgatgtgtgacttgataaaggagTGCTTGCTTCATCGGTACTTCTGTAAG GAAGTCTGTGGCAATACCCAGATCCCTGAGTCAGAAATTGTCCAGGCCTGCAGAAGT CTGCTGGACGAGAGGCAGAGCATAAATGTGTGGCGTTATCTTCAATCGATTAACCG CAGATACGACATCACTGAGGGATTACAGCAGCTGCAGTGTCGGACATTAATATTTGTTGGCGAGAACTCTCCGTTCCATTCTGATGCACTTCACATGATGTCGAAACTAGACAGCAGACATAGTGCCCTGGTTGAG GTCCAAGCATGTGGTTCACTGGTGACCGAGGAGCAACCCCATGCCATGCTGATACCTTTAGAGTATTTCTTCATGGGTTATGGCTTTTACAGACTCAACCAATTCACCGACAGTCCACGCGGTCCACTTAGTCCATCCTGCATCTCCCCAGAGCTGCTGTCACCTGAAAGCTTGGGCGTAAAGCTAAAGCCCATCAAGACCAGGGTGTCGGTTGAAGTTTGA
- the LOC103989138 gene encoding inactive protein kinase SELMODRAFT_444075, translated as MSSSQQHKRGKAAKGLDASEKVVVAVKASKEIPKTALVWALTHVVQPGDCIMLLVVVPPHSSGRKLWGFPRFAGDCASGHRKSQSGTALEQKSDITDSCSQMMLQLHDIYDSNKISVKIKTVSGSPSGAVAAESRRVLASWVVLDKQLKHEEKHCIDELQCNIVVMKRSQPKVLRLNLVGSHEAEPQFPRQLPSELDTPKTSNDTKDSQNSIRGPAVTPTSSPEVETSFTTTEAGTSSVSSSDPGTSPFFATETIGAIKKEEHVSAKEIRNLDLSTSDSDSGCSSPARTNFQPWMADIFGSARPSSKEIQEVSQALDTKARISTAKALLDKFSKLDREAGIGSLSYRSEINFSGNVREAISLSRNAPPGPPPLCSICQHKAPVFGKPPRWFSYSELELATGGFSQANFLAEGGFGSVHRGVLPDGQAIAVKQHKLASSQGDQEFCSEVEVLSCAQHRNVVMLIGFCVEDRRRLLVYEYICNGSLDAHLYGRSREPLEWSARQKIAVGAARGLRYLHEECRVGCIVHRDMRPNNILITHDFEPLVGDFGLARWQPDGDLGVETRVIGTFGYLAPEYAQSGQITEKADVYSFGVVLLELVTGRKAVDINRPKGQQCLTEWARPLLEEYAIDELVDPRLGNHYAEHEVYCMLHAASFCIRRDPHARPRMSQVLRILEGDMIMDSSYALSPGYANGNKSGRMWPEQQQQQQQHSSPIRKQASEVLAGKKSYEALRTAWERERDSIMRRC; from the exons ATGAGTTCCAGCCAGCAGCACAAGCGGGGGAAAGCCGCTAAGGGCCTCGATGCTTCTGAGAAGGTTGTTGTTGCGGTCAAGGCCTCGAAAGAAATCCCGAAGACAGCCCTTGTATGGGCTTTAACGCATGTTGTTCAGCCTGGTGATTGCATAATGCTTTTGGTTGTGGTTCCACCCCATAGTTCTG GTAGAAAACTATGGGGTTTCCCAAGATTTGCTGGGGACTGCGCCAGCGGCCACAGGAAGTCCCAATCTGGTACTGCTTTGGAACAGAAATCTGATATAACTGATTCTTGTTCTCAAATGATGTTGCAACTTCATGACATTTATGATTCAAATAAG ATAAGTGTCAAGATAAAGACTGTTTCTGGATCACCTTCTGGTGCAGTGGCTGCTGAGTCCAGACGAGTTCTGGCAAGCTGGGTTGTACTGGACAA ACAGCTCAAGCATGAAGAGAAGCATTGCATTGATGAACTACAATGCAACATAGTGGTTATGAAGCGTTCTCAACCTAAAGTTCTTCGATTGAATTTAGTAGGATCCCATGAAGCAGAGCCCCAGTTTCCTCGTCAATTGCCTTCTGAGTTAGATACGCCAAAGACTTCTAATGACACAAAAGATTCGCAAAATTCTATCAGAGGTCCAGCTGTGACGCCAACTAGTAGTCCTGAAGTGGAGACATCATTTACTACGACTGAAGCTGGGACATCCTCAGTGTCAAGCTCAGATCCTGGAACTTCTCCATTTTTTGCCACCGAAACAATTGGTGCCATTAAGAAAGAGGAGCATGTAAGTGCAAAAGAAATCAGGAATTTAGATTTATCTACCTCTGATTCTGACAGTGGGTGTTCAAGTCCTGCACGAACAAATTTTCAGCCATGGATGGCTGATATTTTTGGCAGTGCCCGCCCGTCTTCAAAAGAGATTCAAGAAGTATCACAAGCACTTGATACCAAGGCCCGTATATCTACAGCCAAAGCCCTGTTGGATAAATTTTCTAAGTTGGATAGAGAAGCTGGAATTGGTTCTCTGAGTTACAGATCAGAAATAAACTTCAGTGGGAATGTCAGAGAAGCAATTTCTCTATCTAGAAATGCACCTCCAGGACCACCTCCTCTATGTTCAATATGTCAGCACAAGGCACCTGTGTTCGGAAAGCCTCCTAGGTGGTTCAGCTATTCAGAACTGGAACTTGCTACTGGTGGATTTTCCCAGGCAAACTTCTTGGCTGAGGGTGGATTTGGATCTGTGCATCGAGGTGTCCTACCAGATGGTCAAGCAATTGCGGTCAAGCAACATAAACTTGCTAGCTCCCAGGGTGATCAAGAATTCTGCTCGGAGGTAGAAGTTCTAAGCTGTGCACAACATCGCAATGTTGTGATGTTAATCGGATTCTGTGTTGAAGACAGGAGAAGGTTGCTGGTTTATGAATATATTTGCAATGGCTCTTTGGATGCTCATCTTTATG GTCGTAGTAGAGAACCACTAGAATGGTCTGCTAGGCAAAAGATCGCTGTAGGAGCTGCTCGGGGTTTGAGGTATCTTCACGAGGAATGCAGAGTTGGTTGCATAGTTCACAGGGACATGAGACCAAATAATATTCTTATAACCCATGATTTTGAACCATTG GTTGGTGACTTTGGCTTAGCAAGATGGCAGCCTGATGGTGACCTTGGCGTGGAAACAAGAGTAATAGGCACCTTTGG ATATCTAGCTCCAGAATATGCTCAAAGCGGGCAAATTACAGAAAAAGCTGATGTATATTCCTTTGGAGTGGTGCTACTGGAGCTTGTCACCGGACGTAAAGCTGTTGATATCAATCGACCAAAGGGCCAGCAGTGCCTGACCGAATGG GCTCGCCCTTTGCTTGAAGAATATGCGATCGATGAGCTTGTAGATCCACGCTTGGGGAACCACTATGCCGAACATGAGGTGTACTGCATGTTGCATGCAGCATCATTTTGCATTAGACGCGATCCTCATGCCAGGCCTCGGATGTCTCAG GTTCTTAGGATACTGGAGGGTGACATGATTATGGATTCAAGTTACGCTTTGTCCCCTGGATATGCCAACGGAAACAAGAGCGGACGGATGTGGcctgagcagcagcagcagcaacaacaacacagCAGTCCGATCCGGAAACAGGCTTCAGAGGTTTTGGCTGGGAAAAAATCTTACGAGGCATTACGGACGGCCTGGGAAAGAGAGAGGGACAGTATCATGCGAAGATGTTGA